A portion of the Sphaerochaeta pleomorpha str. Grapes genome contains these proteins:
- a CDS encoding SWIM zinc finger family protein, translating to MGNYPYDNSFPSYHSTSAAEVKANARKTLAKSKKTLHPVILEGRTIAKTWWGKAWCNNLERYSDYANRIGRGRSYVRSGAVLDLQMEKGLIKALVQGSRSKPYSVTIGIDALSPIRWDAITKACSHRIASMDALLEGQFPHELEMLFTDLSYGLFPAPKEIHIDCNCPDWAILCKHAAAVLYAVGSRLDEDPLHFFTLRSMDFSVLLQRTVEEKSSLMLQNAGKPSARTLPEEVARNLFGM from the coding sequence ATGGGCAACTACCCCTATGACAATTCTTTTCCTTCCTACCACAGCACCTCAGCTGCCGAGGTCAAGGCAAATGCGAGAAAAACCCTTGCCAAGAGCAAGAAAACCCTTCATCCGGTAATCTTGGAAGGCCGCACAATAGCAAAGACCTGGTGGGGGAAAGCCTGGTGTAACAACCTTGAGCGATACAGCGATTATGCAAACCGCATAGGAAGGGGCCGGTCGTATGTCCGTAGCGGGGCTGTCTTGGATTTGCAGATGGAAAAAGGACTGATAAAGGCATTGGTGCAAGGTTCGCGTTCAAAACCCTACTCGGTAACGATAGGCATCGACGCGCTTTCCCCCATACGTTGGGACGCTATTACAAAAGCTTGCTCCCATCGCATTGCATCCATGGATGCCTTGCTGGAGGGGCAATTTCCCCATGAACTGGAAATGCTATTTACCGACCTATCCTATGGCCTTTTCCCGGCCCCCAAGGAAATCCATATCGACTGCAACTGCCCAGACTGGGCAATTCTCTGCAAGCATGCCGCAGCGGTGCTCTATGCGGTAGGAAGCCGTCTTGACGAGGATCCCTTACATTTTTTCACGCTCCGTTCCATGGATTTCTCTGTTTTGCTACAAAGGACCGTTGAAGAAAAAAGTTCTCTCATGTTGCAGAATGCAGGTAAACCAAGCGCTCGAACGCTTCCTGAGGAGGTTGCAAGGAACCTGTTTGGCATGTAA